The stretch of DNA AAGATGCTGTTTTAAAGTTATTTTCTATTGAAAATTTAACTATTGATGAGAAACAAATAATTGTTCAAGAAAAATTAATTTCTTCAACTGATTTAAATACAAAAAGGATTCTACAGCATTTTGATAAAAATGTCCCACATTGGTTTCTTTCTCCATGGTTTCAAGGTTTATCAAAAGCAGATATTTACAAGAAATCTCAAAATTTTGATAATCAATGTTTATATGCTTTATATAAAGATAAAATTGTTATTAATCCTAATTGGATAGAATATCTACAACAAAATTCCAGGGTATTAAAAAGTTTTTGTTATTGGTACTTAACATTGTTTCTTCAAACTAGAAATCCAAATGTACCAGATATCGCTAATAAATTAATAAAACCTGCACAAAGAAATAGTCTTCAAAAGCAAACCAATCAGTATTGGAAAGTTGTTTTTGATGAATTGGGTTGGATTGATTGTATTTTCACAGGTAAGAGATTGACCTATAATGAAAAAAAAATTGCATTGGATCATTTTATCCCATATGCATTTGTTTCTCATGACTTAATATGGAATCTTATCCCAATTGATAAATCATTTAATTCTTCGAAAAGTGATAAATTACCATCATTTGAAAGATATTTTACACATTTTAAAAATTTACAAAAAATAGCTTTCAACATTAACTTAGAAAAGAATAAAAATTGTAAATATATTGAAGATTATTTAACTATTTTTCCTTCAGTTAATGTTTTCGATGATGCAATTTTTGAGAATACAATTAGACCACTTTTAACAATAGCGAACAACAATGGTTTTTTATATCTAAATGAGTAAATCGAATCTGTTTTGACCCCTAATAAACAAGAGTATTTTCTAAATTTTGATATAATTTATATATTCGTTTTAATTAACGATGAGTTGTAAACCATTCAAAAAATTATATGAACTTAGAACATTATTAAAAGCATCAATTTATTATTGATTTGCAAAAATTAAATTATCAACTTCCTAATGCTGTCATTAGAGATCATTCAGCGACTTTTAAAATAGACGAACACACCATTTTTTTTGGAGGTCCAGATTGGAAGAATCTATCCAATGATATAAAACAAATTCAACCCATATACTATGAAAATTTTTTTCTTTGCCTATTTACAATTGTGACAATCGATCTTACTTTTTATACTTATTTTCAAGAATGTTATACACTTTTTAGAGATCAAACTAAATATCCAAAGTTTGGTTGGACTGGATTTGGTGTCCACTTCGAAAATCCTCGAAAATTGTTAGATATTCCATATCAATTGGGTTTATTTGATGAAAATAAATTGAATTATGAAGCGTATTCTACTTTATTTTTTGATTCGCTTTCAAATTATCTTCAATCGTTAGAAGCTCCTATTACAGTAGAAAATTTTATGGATAAGCTTATTAATGATCAGGCGTTTGAAACAACTATCGAGGATGAAACATTATCTAATAATGTCATTAGTTCTTTAGTGAAATTTCAAAATATCCACTCATCAAAAGATTTGATGTAAATTAAATCTTGATTTATTGTTGAGAAGCTGAAACAACTTCAGCTTGACAGGGAGAGTTTGTAAATCATCGGTGTATTCACATCTCATATTTCTCTTCCGTCACTTCGAGTGATTTTCGTTGCCTTCGCAAAAGAAAATTGTATCGAGAAGTAAGACGTTTGATTTAAGTTCTCAGCATTATAATTATAGCTTTAATTCTTCGACATGCTATTAGATTTGTATTTAATAAATTCAGTTATTATTAATGAAGATAATTTCTGAACAACCAGAGGGAATAGGTGAACTAGTTCGACTCTTAAACGTAGTGGTTTATCCTGAGCATTAGTCCTATTCTCCTCTTTGGTTTTAAGTACCATTTAGAATGTTAAGCATAAAGGCTTATTAATAGCGTTAGTAATTAAACCAATTAGGTTGTGTCAGAATTGTTTTCCTAAATTCAAATTTATGAAAAAATTTATCATTGGTATCGATGTTTCTAAAGACACACTTGATTTCTGTATGTTGGAAAGAGACAGCCGTAGAAAACTCCAACAAGGTGTGATTGCGAACAAAGAAAGAGAAATTCTTACTTGGCTGAAAAATATTGACAAAGAGAATGTAGTTGTTGCCCTTGAACATACAGGACATTACGGAGCACTATTATCTTGGCTTTTAGAAGAGCATATGTTTACTTACTATTTGATTAATCCATTAGACCTCCAGCGCTCATTAGGACTCCAGCGTGGAAAATCTGATACAGTAGACGCCTATAGAATTGCAGATTATATTATAACAAATCATCATAAATTATCTCCTTTTAAATTGCCTTGTGAATCATTAAGAAAGTTAAAAGCACTTATGACAGCACGTGAACGATACGTAAAAATGTCAGTACAAATACAAAATAGCTTAAAAGCGGAAATGATACTAAATGAAAAAGTAGCATTGAAACAATTAATAAAGCTTGAGCAAAAACAATTAAAATCCATCAAAAACACGATACAAGATTTAGAAAAACAAATGATGGAAATAGTAAAATCAAGTCAGGATCTAAATACTACCTACACAAAAATATCCTCTGTTATAGGTGTTGGTACCATTACGTCAATTAAGTGCATTATAGAAACTGATAATTTTACTCGCTTTACAGATGCCCGTAAATTTAATTGTCATTGTGGCTTAGCTCCATTTCCTTATCAGTCAGGCAGTAGTGTCAAAGGCCTGACAAAAACACATTTTTTGAGGGACAAAACACTAAAGTCCATTTTATTTAAAGCTGCAGGAAGTGCCATCCAGCACGATCCTCAATTAAAAAAATATTACGAACAAAAATTAGAAAAAGGAAAGCATAAGCTTACAGCTTTAAATGCTGTTGCAAACAAAATTGTCTTAAGAATATTTGCCGTCGCAAAAAGAAATGATCCTTTTGTAAAATTAATTACTTGATTACTTGTTTTTATCTTAGAATGCTCAGAATGACAAGGTCTGGTCCATTAATGATTGTATTGAAGATATTACGTATTACTTAAAACATACCACGTAAAACCTAATAAAAATTGACCTTTAGATTTGTAGTCGATATGGTTAAATTTCGTCTAATTTCTCGATACAAAAATCAAAGATTTTCACTCGAAATGCGATTTTTGCTTAACGCTTAACGCTTAACGCTTAACGCTTAACGCTTAACGCTTAATGGTTGTGAGTGATGAATTTTGAAATTAGAAATTTTACTTTTGTTCTAACTTCTAACTTCTAACTTCTAACATCTCACTTCGAGTGGTTTTCGTTGCTTCAGCATCAGAAAATTGTATTGATAAATTAGACGTTAATAGAAATAAAAATATTGCCTGAAAATCGCAGACGTTAAAAAAATAAATTGAAGAAGAGATTAGAATGAATTACCGAGCGATAGCGAGTGATTTAATCCATTCCTCTGAATCAATTTAGTTTTAGTCGAAGATTTTAGCAATGTCTTTTTTGGTTCGTTTTTTTGACGAAAAAAATGAACATAATTTTTTAGTGCTAATCTTGGAAAGCGTTGATTACTTGTATTGAGCATGCCAAAATATTGGTTCCTTTTTTCATGAAGCAAAAAAGGAATATAAAGTAATTTGAAATGATTTCGGTTGTACCTAAGTTCTCAGAATGACAACACCAGTAATAAAAAATAATTAAAGAAAATACGTAAAACTTAAAACGTATAACCTACAACTTCATGGGTTTTCTTCAAGGAAAAAGTGATGAATATAGAATTAACTATTTGATCTTTCGTCTAATTTCTCGATACAAAAATCAAAGATTTTCACTCAAAATGACGAAATTCTATTTCTGGGTGTAGGGGATGAGAAGCTGAGATGAATCCAGTTATTCAAGCTTAATGTAAAAAAAAATCCTCTATAAATAGAGGATTTACAAAAGCTACGAATATGAACAATTACTTTTTTAGACGAACGTTTACAGCGTTCATTCCTCTTTGCCCTTGTTCTAAATCATAAGTCACCACATCATTTTCATAGATCGAATCGATTAGACCTGAATTATGTACGAATATGTCTTTATTGTTGTCTTCTGTTGATATAAATCCGAAACCTTTTGTTTCATCAAAGAATTTTACTGTACCTTCTTTCATTGTATTTTTTTTAATTTTATTTTTTTCTTCGTATAATTTGTAGGTATCCCATTGTGCTTAACTCAAATGGAATGCACAACTTGTATTGGGATTAATCGGAAGTTTAAATCCAATTAATTTTTGAATATCTCTTAGTTCGCTTCTTTCATCTTTGGAACAAAAGGAAACCGCTTCACCAAAATTTCCACCACGTCCTGTTCGACCAATGCGATGCACATAGGTTTCAGGCACATTCGGCATTTCATAATTAACAACAAATGATAATTCGTCGATATCAATTCCTCTCGAGGCAATATCGGTAGCAATTAAGACTGTAATACGGTTATTCTTAAAATCGTCTAATGCATTCTGACGTGCATTTTGCGATTTGTTTCCGTGAATAGCTGCGGTTTTAACCCCTAAATTATTTAGCGTCTTCATTAATTTATCTGCACCATGTTTTGTTCGCGTAAACACGAGCGAGCGTTTAAGTTTTTGACCTCTTAAAATTTCAATTAACAATTCTTCTTTCTTTTTATTTTCTACCATATAAACCGATTGTGTAACCGATTCTGTTGTAGATGAAATGGGAGAAACAATTATTTGTTGAGGTTGTTTTAATATCGTTTCAGCAAAACTTTTAATTTTCTGGGGCATTGTAGCCGAGAAAAACAGTGTTTGGCGATGTTTAGGAATATACTTCAGAATTTTCTTTATATCGTTTACAAATCCCATGTCTAACATGCGGTCCGCTTCATCTAATACCAAGATTTCAACTTCATTTAAATGCACATAACCTTGTTCGATCAAATCCATTAAGCGACCTGGCGTTGCAATTAAGATATCTACTCCTCGGTTCAAGGCTGTTACTTGGCCACGTTGACGAACTCCACCATAAATGGCAATGTTCGAAAGGCGTAAACTTCCTTTATATAAATTAAAATTTTCGTTGATTTGTACGGCCAATTCTCGTGTTGGAGTTAATACCAAGGTACGAATGGCTTTGCGTTTTTTCGGTGTCTGTTGCATCAATTGAATAATTGGAATTGCAAATGCAGCCGTTTTTCCTGTTCCTGTTTGCGCACATCCTATGATGTCGTTGCCCTTTAAAATGGTAGGAATACTTCTTTCTTGAATTTCTGTTGGTTGGGTGTATCCAGCGGTTTCAATAGCTTTTAAAATCGGCTGAATAATGTCTAATTGGTTAAATGTCATGTAATAAATTTACCGTCAAGCGGCGTTATATCGTAGAATTGATGGATAATTTTAGTTCCATTTCAATTCTGGATGTTTTTTTTGGAATTATTTTCTCTTCAAATGGAAGGAATTAATCATAATCAAAAGATGACGATTTTTATTCGGTTTTCTGATCCAATGTTTTCAAATGGATTGAAAGAGGGTTCAATTGAACATAGGGGAGTAATACTGATAAATTTTCGAACGTACATATATCTTCATTATTTTTAATTCAGATTAAAATTTTAATGAGCTGTAGAAGCGAAAACTGTAAAGTAAGATGAACTGTGCAGCAATTGCAAAAGGCAAAACCTTTAAATAATAACTTTGCAAATATAGGTTTAATAATTTAATAAATCACCAAAAAATACAATAATAAATAAGTATCTATTAAAAATTATTTATTTTTTTTATCATCTAATCAATATGATTTTATAATTTAGAATCATAATGAAGCTTTGGGATTGATTATTGATTTAAACATTATATGAAAATAATTCGCCCAAATGATATTTCTAAATTGATTATCAAAAAAACGCTCGAAGGAAATTTTGTTCTTATTAATCAAAGCATTGATTTAAAATCATTTTTTATCATTCCTTGTATCTCTTTAAATAAAGCTCAATATAATTTCATGTTAATTCGAGAAGCTCATCCTGGGGAAATACTACAATTCTGAGATAAATTCATTTAAAAATTGGATAAAGTTTTCTAAAACTATTCATTCTCCTTATGTATTAATCCACTTTAATATTCAATTACAGATCTCTTTATTTCTGTAATGCTTTATAGTGTTCTTTGATCTCATTTTTGAATAATAAAGTACATCATTCATCCAACAAATCATTACAAATCTTTAAACCCAGCCTACAAAGATTGCATCCAACGGGCAGAAGTAGATAATGCTTTAATTGTTGGCGTTATCGTTTAATTAATCCGACTGAATAGGAAGTTTTACAAGAAATAAATGAAACTTAAATTATTTTTAGAGGTCAACGCTATAAAAATATTTCATATTTTTACGCTATTCGTTTGATGTAAATACATCCGTAGGGAATCGTGTGAAATTCACGAACTGTCGCGCAACTGTAAATAGATGATAAATCTAAAGTCAGATACCTATTACGAATCATAAACTATATTTCCGCGGAATGAACTATGGTAAGATCTTTCTTTCTATCGATTGATTTTATACAATTTTCAGACTGCTGTTTAATAATTAAAACCAAAAAATTATAAAATGAAAACAGCAAAAATTAATGTAAAACAAATTTTAGTCGTAGCACTTATTCTAATGGTAGCTTCAACGCGACTAATGACTTTTTTACCCAACTTTTCTCCTTTAACTGCAATTTGCTTATTTGGTGCAGCTTATTTTGCAAAAAAGTGGCAAGCCTTTATTATCCCATTAGCTTGTGTATGGATCAGTGATGTATTAGTCAATAATTATATTTATGGAGAATACTTCGAATCATTTACGTGGTTTTACCAAGGATTTTATTGGCAATATGCAGCATACTTAATCATTGCTTTACTTGGAACTTTAGGGCTTAAAAAAGTTACGCCTTTACGTGTTATGGGGATGGGATTAGGAAGTACAATTTTCTTCTTTTTATTTTCAAACTTTGGGGTTTGGATTTCATCAGGCATGTATGCAAAAACTTTCGAAGGATTAATTCAATGTTATGTAGCCGGAATCCCTTTTATTAAAGGAACTTTAATTGGAGATTTAGGATTTTCAGCATTGTTATTTGGAACATTTGCACTAGCACAAAAACAAATCCCAGATTTAAACGTCAATTCATTAAAATAAAAAAACGCTCTACTTAGTAGAGCGTTTTTAGTTTCTGTTATTATTCTAACCACAGTATAAATGACAGATTTTTTTATTGATAAACAAATGCAAGATGAGCAGGAATATTTCCTCCTGTTGTTTTCCATTTTAAAGTTCCATCTTTTGCAAAACAATAGATATAACCATCC from Faecalibacter sp. LW9 encodes:
- a CDS encoding DEAD/DEAH box helicase, whose amino-acid sequence is MTFNQLDIIQPILKAIETAGYTQPTEIQERSIPTILKGNDIIGCAQTGTGKTAAFAIPIIQLMQQTPKKRKAIRTLVLTPTRELAVQINENFNLYKGSLRLSNIAIYGGVRQRGQVTALNRGVDILIATPGRLMDLIEQGYVHLNEVEILVLDEADRMLDMGFVNDIKKILKYIPKHRQTLFFSATMPQKIKSFAETILKQPQQIIVSPISSTTESVTQSVYMVENKKKEELLIEILRGQKLKRSLVFTRTKHGADKLMKTLNNLGVKTAAIHGNKSQNARQNALDDFKNNRITVLIATDIASRGIDIDELSFVVNYEMPNVPETYVHRIGRTGRGGNFGEAVSFCSKDERSELRDIQKLIGFKLPINPNTSCAFHLS
- a CDS encoding IS110 family transposase, with protein sequence MKKFIIGIDVSKDTLDFCMLERDSRRKLQQGVIANKEREILTWLKNIDKENVVVALEHTGHYGALLSWLLEEHMFTYYLINPLDLQRSLGLQRGKSDTVDAYRIADYIITNHHKLSPFKLPCESLRKLKALMTARERYVKMSVQIQNSLKAEMILNEKVALKQLIKLEQKQLKSIKNTIQDLEKQMMEIVKSSQDLNTTYTKISSVIGVGTITSIKCIIETDNFTRFTDARKFNCHCGLAPFPYQSGSSVKGLTKTHFLRDKTLKSILFKAAGSAIQHDPQLKKYYEQKLEKGKHKLTALNAVANKIVLRIFAVAKRNDPFVKLIT
- a CDS encoding HNH endonuclease domain-containing protein; the encoded protein is MLELPASNNLPINILTAIFNRTTATYKFYWFLSIIELVEQGNNEILKTEIFSRMISNSWYTINYFHLSFGKYDLLEDAVLKLFSIENLTIDEKQIIVQEKLISSTDLNTKRILQHFDKNVPHWFLSPWFQGLSKADIYKKSQNFDNQCLYALYKDKIVINPNWIEYLQQNSRVLKSFCYWYLTLFLQTRNPNVPDIANKLIKPAQRNSLQKQTNQYWKVVFDELGWIDCIFTGKRLTYNEKKIALDHFIPYAFVSHDLIWNLIPIDKSFNSSKSDKLPSFERYFTHFKNLQKIAFNINLEKNKNCKYIEDYLTIFPSVNVFDDAIFENTIRPLLTIANNNGFLYLNE
- a CDS encoding DUF6580 family putative transport protein codes for the protein MKTAKINVKQILVVALILMVASTRLMTFLPNFSPLTAICLFGAAYFAKKWQAFIIPLACVWISDVLVNNYIYGEYFESFTWFYQGFYWQYAAYLIIALLGTLGLKKVTPLRVMGMGLGSTIFFFLFSNFGVWISSGMYAKTFEGLIQCYVAGIPFIKGTLIGDLGFSALLFGTFALAQKQIPDLNVNSLK
- a CDS encoding cold-shock protein, translating into MKEGTVKFFDETKGFGFISTEDNNKDIFVHNSGLIDSIYENDVVTYDLEQGQRGMNAVNVRLKK